In Dermacentor albipictus isolate Rhodes 1998 colony chromosome 6, USDA_Dalb.pri_finalv2, whole genome shotgun sequence, the following proteins share a genomic window:
- the LOC135914450 gene encoding leucine dehydrogenase-like: MLRGPQLLRRLLRPQPLLRPRQRRGWCSGSAPSGNPAPASKGRGDLLSLRPSELVDFLRCRGIQRCYAVCDDGGTVRVSHPELQDLADWLNSGSEQQFRSHEAILMQLGLRTGCLMTAFLWRTDRGQAYGGIRLQSYSSVEQLLRDGLRQSTLLGIKAALAGVWLGGGKGIIPQPENKQHVQPEFRQALFFDYGDFLSSLNGCYVAGLDVGVNSQDMANVHVRTHWAVNVPGDMGGSANAAPLLARGVVCALEAMLEHSQLGSLRGKRVCVQGAGSIGREVALSLADHGLAQLHVTDANQKRCDDIADLLAPRLGSRLHVSRVPHGDRSLLAEPCDIFVPCAMSHILTPDTIPTMEAKIVCGPVNEQRLSDSDCDLLNEHGVLYVPEYIFNRMAVVSSAYEMYGRMQNDPEMEKHFGCEWEHSIGSLVRRVLSESADRGCSTVAVADELAERWSREPHPLWPGRARALLAALLAHGWHRGRDFWRQRHNFPNTHGYA, encoded by the exons ATGCTGCGAGGTCCGCAGCTGCTTCGGCGCTTGCTGCGGCCGCAGCCGCTGCTGCGACCGCGGCAACGGCGCGGGTGGTGTAGTGGTTCAGCACCATCAGGAAACCCAGCGCCAGCGTCCAAAGGTCGCGGCGATTTGCTCTCTCTTCGGCCTTCGGAGCTGGTGGACTTCTTGCGTTGCCGAGGCATCCAGCGCTGCTACGCCGTGTGCGACGATGGGGGCACTGTGCGCGTGTCGCACCCCGAACTCCAAGACCTGGCCGACTGGCTCAACTCGGGTTCCGAGCAGCAGTTCCGCTCCCACGAGGCCATCCTCATGCAGCTGGGTCTACGCACGGGGTGCCTGATGACGGCCTTCCTCTGGCGCACCGACCGGGGACAGGCC TATGGAGGCATTCGGCTACAATCGTATTCAAGTGTGGAGCAGCTTTTGCGGGACGGCCTACGTCAGTCGACCCTCTTGGGCATCAAGGCAGCTCTGGCTGGCGTCTG GCTGGGTGGCGGCAAAGGCATCATTCCACAGCCAGAGAACAAGCAGCATGTGCAACCGGAATTTCGGCAGGCACTCTTCTTTGATTACGGCGACTTTCTCTCATCTCTCAATGGCTGCTATG TGGCAGGCCTGGACGTCGGTGTGAATAGCCAGGACATGGCCAATGTTCATGTGCGCACACACTGGGCTGTCAATGTGCCAGGAGACATGGGTGGATCTGCTAATGCAGCCCCGCTGCTTGCTCGAG GTGTTGTGTGTGCTCTGGAGGCCATGTTGGAGCACAGCCAGTTGGGCAGCCTGCGAGGCAAGAGAGTTTGTGTCCAGGGCGCTGGAAGCATCG GACGGGAGGTGGCACTCAGCTTGGCTGACCATGGTCTAGCACAGCTGCATGTCACGGATGCCAACCAGAAGCGCTGTGACGACATTGCCGACCTGCTTGCCCCACGG CTGGGCAGCCGGCTGCATGTGTCACGTGTTCCCCATGGTGATAGGAGCCTGCTGGCTGAGCCGTGTGACATCTTTGTGCCCTGCGCCATGTCCCAT ATCCTGACTCCGGACACCATCCCAACCATGGAGGCCAAGATTGTGTGCGGTCCGGTGAATGAGCAGCGACTCTCGGACTCGGACTGTGACCTCTTGAATGAGCATGGTGTCCTGTATGTGCCGGAGTACATCTTCAATCGCATG gcggtGGTGAGCTCTGCATACGAGATGTATGGACGCATGCAGAATGACCCCGAAATGGAGAAACACTTTGGTTGCGAGTGGGAACATTCG ATTGGGTCCTTGGTGCGCCGTGTCCTGAGTGAATCTGCAGACCGTGGGTGCAGCACTGTAGCCGTGGCCGACGAACTGGCCGAGCGCTGGTCGCGTGAGCCACACCCGCTGTGGCCTGGGCGAGCGAGGGCACTGCTCGCCGCCTTGTTGGCGCACGGATGGCATCGGGGTCGAGACTTCTGGCGGCAGAGGCACAACTTTCCTAACACACACGGCTATGCGTGA